A section of the Bombus fervidus isolate BK054 chromosome 9, iyBomFerv1, whole genome shotgun sequence genome encodes:
- the LOC139990682 gene encoding uncharacterized protein, producing the protein MSLESSHATLTTLVLWACLSFSLASERPLPESTTTVLLPMKYFKSRADTYQAISGISKESKDTKNEVVRATGNNRSPGSAGVNFHRLPPSPANLLKPDGFQFYTYNERGDMITRQMTMQEIQSLIASGGPDHSNMEIQEPQKAEDILTGGKKVMDVVEKVQSVLKSAMDKPLSTLSGSHPMIPENVNVEWSNILPAILAGDKYGNKVEESHYVEKPTSKPSSSASYIMHKQNDSVSDSLKPDVSETVAQAKPEDTSKYTNERNEQTKKNETLSTIATKPTTISYTEKLMIPVSVITTEQNVELMAHNRYTTQSSILHKVTGAIPLSESTTTYGSNVRDEENLASTSAITKPTTIGASVSSTLGESIKNNYGNIGLTTSETLEAKYNTSHIETVTDQTDSLVTQTKTKPTTDISNQEYDKVPLKTQTPSMMEANQVQDTNEPFSKLPSQSSLPFTKPPLQFSVSFTKLPPQSSVSSTNTPASTNKYRTTTLVPSTTIHDTVTKPSDRLSEPIEPPKSSPSMELVNSLSNVISQISNDVSPVLSSSFGFQSIPSENEGKRNDSSEITTHPSTTNDDRIENANNTSEERIQESSSEMTMKFDPDQEKISSITISAPIVSMSTTELDKMTNVSDISTKSDSIVSSVQTNVTEPTTNINETPVTSPNFLQAIALIESMLHTASPVTNRPVIESITLPNDLSENLLPNTVASSLIADSYLSNSKTNETQAVFKETTVSSPEKLNSTETVTSNSELSTSVNEDSTNDTTKKDSTNENEIYRTTTTKDDLFTDQQKIESSLLKNELSTASETTTVASSILDAAVKATVADGISTSFANNAFNEQTSIYETTISSNEASTSTNTGTTIANAENITEGTSQNNDKTSTTYLEYTTEISSERDKQTSTYQTVIDELSTNLSESSTVIANLSNAEEHPVESSTDKIVLQSPLKKTEEQTRNDTVHTIANQQKINISKNTTTNQHETNILNNAAMNEHKINILNDTAANQHKINILNNTAVNQHKMNILSNATVNQHKTNILSNTTVNQHKTNILSNTTVSQHKTNILSNTTVNQHKTNILSNTTVNQHKTNILSNTTVNQHKTNILSNTTVNQHKTNILSNTTVNQQEINIANNTIVSQHKMNILNNTNVNEHKINILTNTPENQHKINILNNTTTTPLNDTKSSVVSSTPESITITVNSITEESNEIKGSTMNSVDWNRSENKTKIPIEMYSYKSNVSMNNSIGTQLLGVASKLHNNESHINQKMNDSPSSMLQSKTNNTSINQHTWQRISLHQVIPSSTEFITGSTTSTKHFETSTSTMSTMVDASSTKYPSYYQSTPVNKAESTVSLNASKSIGGLDTSTSNASADIINFSRLCNELAIKFWVAANSGLSTGRSLVLSPFGMTSLLAMIFLGARGSTSDQMNEILGLDNVATFNPHLIFQNVTDTVSLARHQGIANAAFVRELFADKAKVRRLLPFYKEQAQQFYEGLVTEVNFATISDLVRRRTNLLIRKHTGGRIKDFVKSNTVPLRSPLATISANVFQTDCNTSSASTTGRDGELYFAVSAAHRLRKLIPVPATVWRSNVLAGYEPSLDATVSAIGSVDKLVSTIFLVPGQQGHAAPGDTLDRLEQRFIKEAFQDGAWDKLLKVLIPRPSLELQVPKFSHRSIVNATAALKRMGLDQLFSTNADFKGINGIGNRLFLSDVLQMNLFSTCGDENIANGRHHMEIYPASPTLRNSRHIDEQTFRRIRRTVNMEPTNYRTVSFKERTRTIERSEEKPRLKLDQPFLYFVRHNPTGLILHIGRFNPRLI; encoded by the exons ATGTCGTTGGAATCGTCTCATGCTACTTTGACGACACTTGTGCTGTGGGCATGTTTAAGTTTCAGCCTGGCTTCGGAACGCCCACTTCCAGAAAGCACCACAACCGTGTTGCTgcctatgaaatattttaaatctaG GGCGGACACGTATCAGGCAATATCGGGTATATCGAAAGAATCGAAAGATACGAAGAACGAGGTTGTTCGTGCAACGGGAAACAACAGGTCACCTGGTTCGGCCGGAGTCAATTTTCATCGATTGCCACCGTCTCCGGCGAATTTGCTGAAACCCGATGGATTTCAATTTTACACGTACAACGAGAGAGGCGATATGATCACGAGGCAAATGACTATGCAAGAGATTCAATCTTTAATCGCGAGTGGAGGTCCGGATCATTCTAACATGGAGATTCAAGAGCCCCAGAAAGCTGAGGATATACTTACGGGAGGAAAGAAG GTAATGGACGTCGTGGAAAAAGTGCAAAGCGTACTGAAAAGCGCTATGGATAAACCGTTATCGACGCTCTCTGGCTCGCACCCGATGATCCCAGAAAACGTGAACGTCGAGTGGAGCAATATTTTACCAGCTATTTTGGCCGGTGACAAATACGGAAATAAGGTCGAAGAAAGCCACTACGTCGAAAAACCTACATCAAAACCGTCGTCATCTGCCAGCTATATCATGCATAAACAGAATGATTCGGTTTCCGATTCGCTCAAGCCTGACGTAAGTGAAACGGTTGCACAGGCGAAACCCGAAGATACTAGCAAATatacaaacgaacgaaacgagcAAACCAAAAAGAATGAAACGCTGTCGACAATTGCTACGAAACCTACGACTATCTCTTATACGGAGAAATTAATGATCCCGGTATCTGTCATCACGACTGAGCAAAATGTCGAATTGATGGCTCACAATCGTTATACCACTCAGAGTTCTATTTTGCATAAGGTGACTGGAGCGATACCGTTGTCAGAAAGTACTACTACTTACGGATCTAACGTTCGGGACGAAGAAAACCTGGCATCCACAAGTGCTATTACGAAACCAACAACCATCGGCGCTTCTGTTTCATCGACCTTAGGCGAGTCCATCAAAAATAATTACGGTAACATCGGTCTAACGACGAGTGAAACGTTAGAggcaaaatataatacatcgcACATTGAAACTGTTACCGATCAGACCGATTCGTTGGTAACACAAACGAAGACGAAACCAACGACCGATATTTCGAACCAAGAATACGATAAAGTTCCATTGAAAACGCAGACACCGTCCATGATGGAAGCGAATCAAGTTCAAGACACTAACGAACCGTTTAGCAAATTGCCATCACAGTCTTCTCTACCGTTTACCAAACCGCCATTACAATTTTCTGTATCTTTTACGAAATTGCCACCGCAGTCTTCGGTATCGTCCACGAATACTCCTGCaagtacaaataaatatagaacaaCAACATTGGTACCATCGACGACGATACACGACACAGTAACCAAACCAAGTGATCGTTTAAGCGAGCCGATCGAGCCTCCAAAATCTTCTCCATCTATGGAGCTGGTGAATTCTTTATCAAACGTGATCAGTCAAATCTCCAACGACGTTTCTCCCGTGTTATCTTCCTCTTTCGGGTTCCAGTCGATTCCCAGTGAGAACGAGGGAAAAAGGAATGACAGTTCTGAAATTACAACGCATCCTTCCACGACCAACGATGACCGAATAGAGAATGCGAATAATACGTCCGAAGAACGTATACAGGAATCGTCTAGCGAAATGACGATGAAATTCGATCCTGATCAAGAGAAGATTTCCTCCATTACTATATCCGCGCCGATTGTTTCGATGAGTACGACAGAGCTCGATAAAATGACAAACGTTTCGGATATTTCGACGAAATCTGATAGCATAGTATCGAGTGTTCAGACAAATGTGACAGAGCCAACCACGAATATTAACGAGACACCCGTTACTAGTCCCAACTTTTTACAAGCGATAGCACTTATCGAGAGTATGCTTCATACCGCCTCACCTGTTACGAATAGACCCGTTATCGAATCAATCACTTTGCCGAACGATTTATCAGAGAATTTATTACCTAACACTGTAGCAAGCTCGCTCATCGCTGATTCTTATTTATCCAATTCGAAGACAAATGAAACACAAGCTGTATTCAAGGAGACAACAGTGTCATCTCCTGAGAAACTCAACTCAACAGAGACTGTTACATCAAATTCGGAGTTGTCTACCTCGGTTAACGAGGATAGCACGAATGATACAACGAAGAAAGATTCGACAAACgagaatgaaatttatcgaacgaCGACAACAAAGGACGATCTGTTTACCGACCAGCAGAAAATTGAATCTTCACTATTAAAAAACGAACTGTCCACCGCTTCGGAAACTACGACAGTAGCGTCGTCTATCCTTGATGCTGCTGTAAAAGCTACCGTCGCGGATGGAATATCAACTTCCTTCGCGAATAACGCGTTTAACGAACAGACATCAATTTACGAGACGACAATATCGAGTAACGAGGCTTCAACAAGTACGAACACAGGAACCACAATTGCGAATGCTGAAAATATTACTGAGGGAACATCGCAGAACAATGATAAAACTTCTACAACATACCTAGAATACACGACAGAAATATCGTCAGAACGCGACAAACAAACATCTACGTATCAGACCGTGATAGATGAATTGTCGACGAACTTGAGCGAATCTAGCACGGTCATCGCGAATTTATCTAACGCAGAAGAGCATCCAGTGGAGAGTTCGACAGACAAAATTGTACTGCAAAGTCCTttaaagaagactgaagagcaGACAAGGAATGATACGGTTCACACGATCGCGAACCAACAGAAGATCAACATTTCGAAAAACACAACCACGAACCAACACGAAACTAACATCTTGAACAACGCAGCTATGAACgaacataaaattaatattttgaacgACACAGCCGCGAACCAAcacaaaattaacattttgaaCAACACAGCGGTAAACCAACATAAAATGAACATTTTGAGCAACGCAACTGTGAATCAGCATAAAACGAACATATTGAGCAACACAACCGTAAATCAGCATAAAACGAACATTTTGAGCAACACAACCGTAAGTCAGCATAAAACAAACATTTTGAGCAACACAACCGTAAATCAGCataaaacgaatattttgAGCAACACAACCGTAAATCAGCataaaacgaatattttgAGCAACACAACCGTAAATCAGCATAAAACGAACATTTTGAGCAACACAACCGTGAATCAgcataaaacaaatattttgagCAACACAACCGTGAACCAACAAGAAATTAACATTGCGAACAACACAATCGTAAGCCAACATAAAATGAACATTTTGAATAACACAAATGTGAACgaacataaaattaatattttgactAATACACCCGAAAATCAACATAAGatcaatattttgaataacaCAACCACAACACCTCTCAACGATACGAAATCTTCCGTTGTCTCGTCTACCCCTGAATCGATAACCATTACTGTAAATTCTATCACGGAGGAATCAAACGAGATCAAAGGTAGTACGATGAATTCGGTAGATTGGAACAGATCGGAgaacaaaacaaaaattccCATTGAAATGTATTCATACAAGAGTAATGTCAGTATGAATAACTCAATAGGAACGCAGTTGTTGGGAGTCGCAAGTAAATTACACAATAACGAGTCGCACATAAATCAGAAGATGAATGATTCGCCAAGTTCGATGTTACAGAGCAAAACGAATAACACGAGCATAAATCAGCACACGTGGCAGCGGATCTCATTGCACCAAGTAATTCCATCGTCGACAGAATTCATCACGGGATCTACCACGTCAACGAAGCACTTCGAGACATCGACATCGACAATGTCGACGATGGTGGACGCGAGTTCGACAAAATATCCCTCATATTATCAATCGACTCCCGTGAACAAAGCGGAATCGACTGTTTCCCTAAATGCCTCGAAAAGCATCGGTGGATTGGATACTAGCACGAGCAACGCGAGTGCcgatattatcaatttttcgaGGCTTTGTAACGAACTGGCAATTAAGTTTTGGGTCGCGGCGAACAGCGGATTGAGTACTGGAAGATCGCTCGTTCTTTCACCGTTTGGCATGACTAGCCTGTTAGCGATGATCTTCCTCGGTGCTCGAGGGTCAACGTCAGACCAGATGAACGAAATACTTGGACTCGACAATGTGGCCACTTTCAACCCGCATCTTATTTTCCAGAACGTAACGGACACGGTGAGCTTGGCGAGGCACCAAGGTATCGCGAACGCGGCGTTTGTCCGTGAATTATTTGCGGATAAAGCTAAGGTGAGAAGATTGTTACCGTTTTACAAGGAGCAAGCTCAACAATTTTACGAAGGATTGGTGACCGAAGTAAATTTCGCTACTATCAGTGATCTCGTGCGTCGCCGAACCAATCTATTGATTAGGAAACACACTGGAGGCAGAATAAAGGATTTCGTGAAGAGCAACACGGTTCCTCTAAGGTCACCGCTGGCTACAATTTCAGCAAACGTGTTTCAGACCGATTGCAACACAAGTTCCGCGAGTACAACAGGCCGAGACGGGGAATTATACTTCGCCGTCTCAGCTGCTCATAGATTGAGGAAATTGATCCCCGTTCCGGCTACAGTTTGGCGATCAAACGTTCTTGCCGGTTATGAGCCCAGTTTGGATGCGACTGTTAGTGCTATTGGAAGTGTGGATAAGCTCGTTTCGACCATATTTCTCGTACCAGGTCAACAAGGTCACGCTGCACCCGGTGATACTTTGGATCGACTCGAACAAAGGTTTATCAAAGAAGCTTTTCAAGATGGAGCTTGGGATAAACTCCTGAAGGTTCTTATACCTAGACCGAGCCTTGAATTACAAGTACCCAAATTTAGTCATCGGTCCATTGTGAACGCTACTGCTGCTTTGAAGAGAATGGGACTCGATCAGCTGTTTTCGACTAACGCTGACTTCAAAGGGATCAATGGAATTGGAAATCGTCTCTTTTTGTCTGATGTTTTACAG ATGAATCTATTCAGTACGTGCGGCGATGAAAATATCGCTAATGGACGACATCACATGGAAATTTATCCAGCAAGTCCTACTTTACGAAATTCTCGACACATCGACGAACAAACATTCCGTAGAATAAGACGGACAGTCAATATGGAGCCGACAAACTATCGTACAGTTTCGTTCAAGGAAAGAACGAGGACTATAGAAAGATCAGAAGAGAAACCGAGATTGAAATTGGACCAGCCGTTCCTTTATTTCGTACGGCACAATCCAACGGGTCTCATACTTCATATAGGCCGTTTCAATCCTaggttaatataa
- the LOC139991247 gene encoding RWD domain-containing protein 1: protein MDYKDEQHNEIEALESIYCGELEILAVEPFYTFSIPIKTEEYEPGTGNGLSCSLEFTYTEKYPDESLLISIEEHENFEEGNAEKLKEHLMEQMNENLGMVMVFTLVSAAQEWLNVQWDKIKLKREESAAQKLREEEEAERKKFEGTRVTVETFLSWKEKFDEEMGYTKKREMAEREGKKLTGRELFMTDKTLDQSDLKFLDDDSVKVDESLFQNLDDLDLEDDDDDDPDYEPNVSDDSA from the exons atGGATTATAAAGATGAGCAACACAATGAGATCGAAGCTTTGGAGTCAATTTATTGTGGAGAATTGGAAA TTTTAGCTGTAGAaccattttatacattttccatACCTATTAAAACTGAAGAGTATGAGCCAGGTACTGGGAATGGTCTCAGCTGTTCATTGGAATTTACATATACTGAAAAATATCCAGATGAGTCACTTCTTATATCGATAGAGGAACATGAAAACTTTGAAGAAGGAAATGCTGAGAAATTAAAGGAACATCTGATGGAACAAATGAATGAAAACCTTGGAATGGTCATGGTATTTACTTTAGTTAGTGCTGCTCAGGAGTGGCTTAATGTACAGTgggataaaattaaattgaaaagagaagagagtgCAGCACAAAAACTaagggaagaggaagaagcagAAAGA AAAAAGTTTGAGGGAACACGAGTTACggttgaaacatttttaagtTGGAAAGAAAAGTTTGATGAAGAAATGGGATACacaaaaaaaagagaaatggcCGAGAGAGAAGGGAAAAAATTAACTGGTAGAGAATTATTTATGACTGATAAAACATTGGATCAGTCTGATCTGAAGTTTTTGGATGATG aTTCTGTTAAAGTAGACGAAAGTCTGTTTCAAAATCTTGATGATTTGGATCTGGAAGATGACGATGATGACGATCCTGATTATGAGCCGAACGTTTCTGACGATAGTGCCTAA